Within Dromaius novaehollandiae isolate bDroNov1 chromosome 8, bDroNov1.hap1, whole genome shotgun sequence, the genomic segment TCATCCTATGTTTGAAACAGTATTAGTACTTTTCCTTTTGTACTCCTAAGCTAAAGTATATCTACATATCATGGAGTAGAAACTAAGTGACAGTTGCTGGGTGGTATGAGTGCATATTGCACACATATAGTGCACGTAATAACCTAACAGTTCTAAACTTTCCCTGATGGCATGCTGATAATGCCcgatttttctcctccctctatCTTGGATAAAGTTTGTGTTGTCTTAAGGAAATAAAAGCTGGTGCTGAAAGGGTCCCCATCTTATATTTTTGTCAATATCTATCTGAAATCAGAAAGCTATGGCAAAATGAGGAATAGAATGCAAGTTTCCTGGGTCTTaggaaaatgctgcttctgctaTACCTTCCCTTTTCCTCACACTCATCACTGTGCTTGATATCCATCTGTTATGTTTCATATGCTCGGCAAAATGAGACTCTGACATCAGGGGTTATCTCTACATAGTAATGGAGTGTAACTTAAATACAACAAATCAGATTTCCTGCTCATTTCCCCAAAAACGCAGCCTTCTTTCTGAGAAAGTGGTTAGAAACATTTATTACATGACAGCAAAATGAGTATTTTCAAGTGAGCTTTGAAGTGCTGTGGCTCAGAACAGTGTGTggtttgttgttgggttttttttttggggggggggtgggggtttagTCCTTGTTCAGAATAGCCTGCCTCTGCTACTCTTCTGGATCAGGATTTTATGGccacttctgcttttttaatcaaatgagTTGTTCAGATTTTTCCAAGTAGGAGGTTAAGAGGTATCTATTCAAACACAAAATTCTTGGCACCTATGAGATATGTAAGTTATCTTGTTAGTATGACCATTTATTGACATAATTTTGTTAGGATGCATCATTCTAGTGACTAGATATAGATACTTCATTATGCAGAGAAATAAGTTCTTTTCTTTGAGCTGTTTCTACCATCTTTAGCGATAGCTCTAAGTGTGTTACATAAGTTTATTTAACAGACTTTACTGAGGCATTAGTTTCCTTTCGTTGAAGCAGTATTTGATGTTAAAACTAATGAATATGTAGGTTGTTAGTCTGATGATCATAAATAGCATATTATTGGATTGCTCCGTACTTAAAATCTGTTCCCTGCCTCATCTCCTTTTTTACTCTTGAAGAGCAAGAAGGATGTAATGGTTTACGTTAACAGTGTACCTCTGTTTAATAAACAAAAGCGCTCTAGCACTAAATCTGATGGTTTTGAaagttttggtctgataaatgctgACTTGCTCTTGTAGTTTGTCACATGATTTATCGCTAAATTATACACAAAGTGTGATTGATTACACATGATCTGGAGTACTTAGCCTCCAATTTCCCCTTCAAGCTGTCAACAGCTCTAATGAATTCATAACATTGTCCTCACTTATTTAAACATTCAtagttcttaaaataaaaacaagaatggTTTAAATGCTTTTAAGAACATCTCAAATGTTAGCTGACTAGAAAGTCACTACTAGAACTGTCACTATTTCAATCAAATGTGCTGCAATTTAACCTTGAACTTGTCATGCTAAGGAAGAGCTTGTATGCAAATTCTTCAGCTGAGAGAAGAAGAAACCTGAATGGTTTTATCCAACTCTGAACTTGTAAGGCTCAACCTTCCCCCCACGCACACAATTtcttgtagggaacggcgatcggaagatctcgcgatggcacggaaagaggaaggaagaggaaggatatgacgtagagatagcagtgtgcttgtaggtatataagcaaatacatgcgtacaataaacgccatttgcagcatcctcatattggtgtcagtgctcattggcccggaggctgggggagcctccgtgccgtctcaggcgaacgggagagtgtcgcatcagaaggcgacaagtggtgaccccgacgtgatagctgagacggcggaccgcaggcggtcgagaggatccggatcatggacgcggtagttaaggttatacgcgtgggtgcccgggaatgggggctctctatgagagcgaatgcagttgcgaactgcgtcgggcggctcctgaaagatggagcgatagttagaccaggggacattttttccccttctaactgggagaagtgcactcgtgcacttgctcagagagctatggccactaagaaggccgcagagcttaagacgtggggagatataacgatcattttagaaaggactagggaggagcttgagacctggcaggctgcccgcgcggcgctacacatgtccgcggaaatggcaacacagacagcagcgaacgcagaggagcgaacggaggcgatagagggagagacgatagtaggggatgaagtgaaaacggagagtgtggaaacagacataaaggaggaggcggttaatcaagatccagagcggggagagggggaggcaaaaactccagaggcttacccagtaacgccctcttctccgcctccgccgcggtatccgtggaaagagatgaggacgatggaagggggagaactaggagaaccaggagacctttgtggagaccgagatatgaaaaagccagaggcgggtagaggaaaagaaagcaaggtgaaagtgaaggaggcagaagaaaaggaaagactgcttatagtggatgatccccgagactggctaccgggggccatgattcgggtgcagtgggagaacgaaagaagagaagaagcaggggaaagaccagaagcaggggaaaaaccgagggtcccgcacccgggaaaaaatggcgctggccgagagaggagtgggcgtcgaccagcattgcggaaggaggagactgaagactcaggtgcagcaactagggcggagttcccccgccgcagtcagaggcgaaggagaaagaaaaaaaaaaaaaaaaaaaaaaaaaaaaaaaaaaaaagaggaggaaagtcacaagagatatggagcagatgtttatgctgcttacagctctggaagaagaaacagctaaacaaagagggctatcagaggcaatagctaaacaaagagggctattagaggcaacagctaaacaaagagggctatcagaggcagcagctaaacaaagagggccatcagagacagcaggtttcacccaagcgggagggggaaaagaaattcccctaacagactggaaactgatagcgacggaatgtgccctgagtggcctcaagtttcgtgcgccaataggggccttcccagtacgaattgccccgggggggggggcagtggaatggatgcccctcgatccaaagacggtacaacagctattgaaagcagtgcaagaacagggcctgcgacacccggtgacacagacgttgctggacgctgcacacgcgggaggcctaataccgtgggattgtcgcgccctcgcgcgactggttttatcacccacgatggtccttatgtggaaagaagcgtggacctcgcgcctgcggcaggcgttgatggccgcacaggcagacccgcagaacccactgggccaatccaccctaccgcggttaagaggaaatgatgcggccatggctacaccccagcagcaggcagcgggcctgacacctcgggagatactggtgacaacagaagcatctcgaaaggcctttgatgatattgggccactggtgcagcaggcagagccatggatgactgtgaagcagagagtgggagagccgtttgacaagttttgtgacaggctacaggcagcagtagaacttgcatctttaccagacgctgcaaaaggagcggtgatgttggaatgtatcaaacaacagggttgccactaccatcagcaataccaaagaattggccagttgtggtgatggatatccaagattgctttttctctataccattagcccctcaggacaaagctcgatttgccttcacactgccctcagagaatctgcaggagccagcagcacgatatcaatggacagtcctcccgcagggtaTGAAAAATTcgcctacgatttgtcaggcggcagtagctaaggtattgcagccggtaagagcgcagttcccacgcgcgcttatcatccattacatggacgacctcctaatagctgcagagacccagcaagaaaccgatcaggcagaacaggcagtaattaactgcctaaatgaagcgggattgtacgtccagaaagcgaagacacaaaggggagaatctgtcgactatctgggaaccaccatcctccccagagctgtggtcccacagccgataaagctcaataaagagatacgaacgttgcatgatgtacaacaattggttggagctctccaatggctgcgagggctgataggtattcccaaggagtggatggagccactgttcgagttgctcaagggccacaaaccctgggaaccgaggcagatgacaccgaacgcgttagaagccctccgaaaaatagaagatctcatggcaaagggcggagtaacgagatacgacccggccagaccaatcaatctgtacgtggcagttacaagaacaggagccataggcgttctaggacaagggacaccggagcgtccggaagtcgtatggtggatagtgtcaaaccaaataagtacggcatacgtcacaatcgtaacagcgttggcacagatgatacagaagggacgaaccgccaccgttcggcacttcgcgaaggagcctgagtccatttacctgccggtaaaaaggagtcaatgggacagcgtggtccagaaacaagatagtatagcaatagctttagaaggattcccaggaacaatcagattatcacctgtgctggagatgtatacacacctcaccgtccttcggccccatctgaaagcccgagtgctacagcgacctgcaccagggcgcacagtgttcaccgacgcgtcatcggtgaccagggcagcggttgttgtgtggcaagatcaaaaggcccaatggcaccgagtgaagatcagcgagccggacagtagcgtacagcatttagaggcccgagctgtggcgcaggcattgcaaatgtggccagaagagcatttgaatgtagtgacagactccatgttcgtctttaaattgttacacaacatgtcattacccggatgggccggatcgcccattgcgctaatgctagaagaagccctacaacaacggcgggccactgcctctgttattcatgttcggagtcatgaggcaatccaaggagtgtaccaagaaggcaacaataaagccgatcaagcggccaaaggtgtgtggacagtcgcagaagcaaggcaggtgcacgaccttctccatgttggtgcaaaagcactggcaaaaagctgcaacatccccctcaccacggctcgtgaagtggttgcggcttgcccatattgccaaaaaacccccctgtggggcgccggcatcaaccccagggggctgaaaggaaaccaaatatggcaaacggacttcacaatgtgccagcgacttcgaccacggccctggctggctgtcacagtagacacacacagcggtatcatcgttgcgacccaacataaacgagtcacagcgcgggcggcacagttgcattggcacacggcaatggcctggctgggtgccccagaaactattaaaacagacaacggcacgtgtttcacagcgcaaagcacgagagaatgggccgtacggtggggaattaagctagtgcacggtattgcctataatagcacaggtcaagccattgtcgagcgagcaaaccgcactttaaagcaaaggatcgagattcttggggagggggaaggatatacacaaagaatccccgcgcacaaacaatcagaaataattatgcgcgccttattcggtctgaatcagttcatcaggggggaggagaacaagacgccagcggaaaagcattgggtggtccgagcgatgcacgagggaccagacgtaaaggttcgaatcccggaaaaaggggaatgggaagaggggtggcagctggtaacccaaggacgagggtatgcagcggtcaggcagggagaaatggtaagatgggtccctatgaagtgggtacgcccagacctcagggcaaggacaagacaggaagcagagagtcaggtgaattaatgaatgtctgagttttattgcaggggaggaccaccctgaaaagctgatgatcccttctagcagcaaagacagcagacaggagaagaagaacagatgagaaaaggcgcgtgaaaccacaagaagaacgcgtaaccagaaaacccgagaagatggcagggggagcaacccaagtagctctcctcgtagcgatgctgggactggaactccaaggggtgaaaggcgaaccaatgttagtgaaatggggtagtaacaatctatgactcacctggcaaaccggacaggaaataagcaattttgcctgacgttggtgggtgcggggcagcccttttaagacatgcttaataggggtcccattgaatttgaccgtagacctaccaaagctgagagagcattgacacgctgaatgcgtcattgccctgggacccgcaagagcttgaccttctgggttcagtagtggtaattggcttgggctaggaccatgggccaggcaattactaatagaagagttgcacctgctactgatgctcgtgctaggtatattagtatgtagactagtgtttagatgcttggtaagacaactgctagaaaaggggtggtcccacccacacctacactatgaacgcttaacccgcgacacggcaatttaaagcaaatagcatagtcaaagcatggggagggggagatgtagggaacggcgatcggaagatctcgcgatggcacggaaagaggaaggaagaggaaggatatgacgtagagatagcagtgtgcttgtaggtatataagcaaatacatgcgtacaataaacgccatttgcagcatcctcatattggtgtcagtgctcattggcccggaggctgggggagcctccgtgccgtctcaggcgaacgggagagtgtcgcatcagaaggcgacaattTCTGTAAGACTTTATGTTAGTCTCTCTCTCTGAAACTTTCTGCAGTCCTGCCTGAGAGAGCCTGCACTACTACTTCTAAGAGAATATGATCTATATGATCTTTCAGGGTAATGTAGTGCAGGTAGGTAACTATTGCTTCAGGGAAATGGGGTTGATGAGAAATAATCCAGCTTGGTGAAAACTGTCATTTGGCAGGTAGACAAGCCTTGTCTTGGCAGGACCTCAATTAGTGAGTTAGGCACCAGTagaaaactttttcttctctaagAATAGTGTCTTTTGTGTTTCACCTTTCAGTAAACAAATCTGGATTGGGAATACTACACTTGACTGGTTAACTTGTAATAGGCTGTCACTTATTTTTATCAAAGCAACTTTTTGTGTTCTTTCAACATTGAGTATGTGGCTCAAATAGAAGAATAAAACTTCTAGTTAATGAGAAACAGGAATCTCTCTTCTTGATTAAATTATAATGGCAGTTTTCATAAATCATATTTTTATACACATTTATTCTGACTTCAGATCTCTTGCATAAACTGCTTTTTGCACATTTAGTCTCTCTGACATCTTGTGAACAGCTGTAAAAGTAATTAGTGTGACATTCTTTATATATACTATCTTAAAtgctaaaactttatttttttttcttttaaagcatagTATATTACTTCCCCATTTCACAGCAGTCCTAAGAATGTTAGCTGCATTTTTGAGTTCAAGAAGCAATAGAGCAAGATTCTCAAATGCTTagttaaaacaaaattaaattagtaCTCTTCAGACCTTCACTCATAGAAGTGTTTCCTTTGTTGCATGTGTGTAttcaaaaaagcagcttatcttTCCTGTAAGAAGAGTGAGAGTAAACTTGGTTTTTTTGCTTGGAGTAAAATACTTCCTTGCTTAACTATGGCTATCCAGTAACAGCACTTGTATAGGAAACCTTAACTTCTATATCATTCATTGGCTTGTAtcacttgaaaagaaaaagaaaactttaaagtaGCCCTGTTACAAAAAACAGAGCTGTTATTTCACACAGAGTATAGTGAGTTCTTTGTTCAGTTTAGCAGCTTCTGAAGATCTGAACTTGAGGATCAGATGACCAAGATAACTTGGTAGGCTAgagcctacaaaaaaaaaaacttatttggaaaactttttaaaattctcactcttttgtcaatgtgtataaatactgAGTAGCAGAACTTCATATACTGAAACAACTAGATATCAAAAGCTGTTATTAGATTATAAGTAAGAATAGTACTCTAGGCTTATTTTGTTCTCCCACTTAAATGAGAGATTTTAAATGCACTCTAAACCAGAAGATCACTATGAAATCAGAAGACCTGAGAACTGGGAGTGTCAGACCTTCTGTAGGACATGGATAACTGGCATAACTTTACATTTGAAACTTCTGATGTGCTATACTTTAACACTTGTGGTGTTCTTTCCAGTCTAACAATTTAATAAACTGTATATACACATGTTGTTTTGGAATATCTGTTCTCACTTCTTCACATGGGAAAACAGTTGACAAAAATATTGAAGTTTCTTCTTTTGTTCGCAATAAAGTGGTATAGGAACAGAACAGATCTTCTGTTCTCTAGGCCCCTGTTTTATATTGGACAGGAGGGTAGCTTGATACAAAAACCCCTTATAAGAAACCTGGATTCTGTTAGGAGGACCCCAACGCCCCCTTCAAAGGGAGTAGGTTTTTGATGTGTTCTGAAGATTGTTCTATAGACAAACTCCTTATTGGAGAATCTATTCATTAATGCTTTGTTCTTGACTTCAAGGACCATTGTattaaaaatgcaagtttttggAATGCCTATTTCGTTCTATAATTTGGAGCTATGCCCTATTCTTGGATTTTGAAGAACCAGGTTTTTGAGGAGGATTTGGAACATGCAAGGGGAAATGGAGTGAGTACCTGGTGCCCTTCTGCATAATTCAGAGCCTCTACATTTTTCCTGCCTCCAGATGCAAGTAATGGAGTGGTATATAGCTTTTAGTGTTACGTTCACTGCATCTTCCTTGCTCTGTGCAGA encodes:
- the CDC14A gene encoding dual specificity protein phosphatase CDC14A isoform X1 translates to MYQTTGLPLPSAIPKNWPVVVMDIQDCFFSIPLAPQDKARFAFTLPSENLQEPAARYQWTVLPQGMKNSPTICQAAVAKVLQPVRAQFPRALIIHYMDDLLIAAETQQETDQAEQAVINCLNEAGLYVQKAKTQRGESVDYLGTTILPRAVVPQPIKLNKEIRTLHDVQQLVGALQWLRGLIGIPKEWMEPLFELLKGHKPWEPRQMTPNALEALRKIEDLMAKGGVTRYDPARPINLYVAVTRTGAIGVLGQGTPERPEVVWWIVSNQISTAYVTIVTALAQMIQKGRTATVRHFAKEPESIYLPVKRSQWDSVVQKQDSIAIALEGFPGTIRLSPVLEMYTHLTVLRPHLKARVLQRPAPGRTVFTDASSVTRAAVVVWQDQKAQWHRVKISEPDSSVQHLEARAVAQALQMWPEEHLNVVTDSMFVFKLLHNMSLPGWAGSPIALMLEEALQQRRATASVIHVRSHEAIQGVYQEGNNKADQAAKGVWTVAEARQVHDLLHVGAKALAKSCNIPLTTAREVVAACPYCQKTPLWGAGINPRGLKGNQIWQTDFTMCQRLRPRPWLAVTVDTHSGIIVATQHKRVTARAAQLHWHTAMAWLGAPETIKTDNGTCFTAQSTREWAVRWGIKLVHGIAYNSTGQAIVERANRTLKQRIEILGEGEGYTQRIPAHKQSEIIMRALFGLNQFIRGEENKTPAEKHWVVRAMHEGPDVKVRIPEKGEWEEGWQLVTQGRGYAAVRQGEMVRWVPMKWVRPDLRARTRQEAESQVN